The Kosmotoga olearia TBF 19.5.1 sequence CCACGCGAACGATAGGAATCCTGAAAACCAGGCCTGTGGAAACTTTTACCACAGCCGGTGTTACCTCTACCGACGCCTTTTCCGTTATGATTACGCCATCGGCACCGGCGGCTACAGAACTTCGAATTATCGCTCCAAGATTGTGAGGGTCTTGAATTCTATCCAGAAGAACCAGTAAGGAGCGCTTTTTTTCCATAATTTTATCTAGAAGTGTTTCTAAAGAGGTGTAAGGGAATTCTTTGAGGTTTATCACAACGCCCTGATGTTTCTTTTCGCGGGAGAGGTTGAAGAGTTTTTCAGGAGGGACGACTTCCATTCTGTAACCTTTTTTAGCTGTATGTTCTTTCAACTCCTCGAGCTCCCTGTCAACATTTTTCTGATCCGTAAAGAGGACCTTTTTTATTTTCAGTTTTTTTGGTTCAAGTTTTAGAATCTCTCTCAGCACATTTCTTCCATGAAGATACATCATTTTCCACCTTTTCCAGAAGTTCCTCCAGACGACGATACCGGCCTTTCAAAAAGAGATACCCAACGAGGGCTTCCAGGGCGGTAGCACATTTATAGTTTTCGTCATCACCGCGTTTTCTCGCACCGCGAGAATTATATCCTCTGCGAACAATTATTCTCTCTTCTTCTGAAAGAAATTTCTCTATAACTTCGAGTGCTTTTCTCTGGCCTTTTGCTTCGACGTAGAGAAGCGTGAGATTGTGTTGATATCCTGTTCTTCTTTTTGCCGACCGGAGGGTTTTTATACGGAAATACAGGCTATAAACAGCATCTCCTACGAAAGACAGGGAATCTATCGATAATTCTTCCGGTACTATATCGGTTCTAAAAAAATTTTCGAAATCAGACAAAGAACTTTTCAAGATTCTTGATGACCCATTCGACACGTTCAATCTTTTTTCCTCCAGCCTGTGCAAAATCGGGTCTTCCGCCGCCGCCACCGCCAAGTTCTGTGGCGATTTTTCTTGCAAGATCTCCAGCTCTGTATTTCTGTTGGAGTTCTTTACTGACTTTTACAACAAAAACAACCTTTCCGGATTCCGGCATTCTATTGAACAGGATGACCACACCTTTACCGAGTTTTTGCATAAGAACATCGGCGGTATTTCTCACAACATCCATCGAGGTGTTTTCTACAACTCTTGCAAGTACCTGAGCATCATCGAGTGTGAGTTTTCGTTCCAGTGAAGAAGCACCTTCACCGGATAGAAGTTTTTCCTTTAATCTTTTCAATTCCTTTGCCTGGTCTTTTAATTTTCCGTTCAGGTTGATGATTTTCTCCACAAAGGCTTCCTGTGGAACTTCGAGAACGGCTCTAAGCTCTTCAACCAGATTCATAAGTTCGGTCATTTTCTCTAACGATTTCAGTCCGGTTATGGCTTCAATCCTTCTAACACCGGCGGAAACGGAAGACTCTGAAACAATCTTAAACAGGCCAATTTCGCCGGTGTTTTTCACGTGGGTTCCGCCACAGAGTTCCTTGCTAAAATCTCCTATGGATACGA is a genomic window containing:
- the rlmB gene encoding 23S rRNA (guanosine(2251)-2'-O)-methyltransferase RlmB, producing MMYLHGRNVLREILKLEPKKLKIKKVLFTDQKNVDRELEELKEHTAKKGYRMEVVPPEKLFNLSREKKHQGVVINLKEFPYTSLETLLDKIMEKKRSLLVLLDRIQDPHNLGAIIRSSVAAGADGVIITEKASVEVTPAVVKVSTGLVFRIPIVRVVNMARTIETLKEEGFWTYAATMEGEPYYSVSFTDKAALIFGNEGKGIRHLVKKKSDYLVSIPMCEGIDSLNVAASAAIMLFEYRRQWALREGVNP
- a CDS encoding Mini-ribonuclease 3; the encoded protein is MSNGSSRILKSSLSDFENFFRTDIVPEELSIDSLSFVGDAVYSLYFRIKTLRSAKRRTGYQHNLTLLYVEAKGQRKALEVIEKFLSEEERIIVRRGYNSRGARKRGDDENYKCATALEALVGYLFLKGRYRRLEELLEKVENDVSSWKKCAERDSKT